In Bradyrhizobium lablabi, one DNA window encodes the following:
- a CDS encoding helix-turn-helix transcriptional regulator, whose product MREADELSLVIGDIYDASLDPGLWPTAIESICGYVGAASASLHSQDSISRNTDALFWWGRESSAPHYFDLYLQKYGKINPIFPGVVFFDVELPVAVPDVISCEEFVQTRFFREWLAPQSLMDGLFSNLEKGATSCALFTAMRHANEGQVDDRMRRRFELITPHVRRAMLIGKVIDLHRVEAAALADTLDELASGMFIVDSNGRIIHANASAHRLIAEADVLRATQGRIAALDLEGNRNLLDVFTAAQAGDAAVGKRGIAIPLKARSGERYVAHVLPLTSGARRKAGVSYSATAAMFVRKAALDLPSPPEAVAREFNLTPAEVRVMFAIVEIGGVPEVAPVLGISEQTVKTHLHRIYEKTATKRQADLVKLIASYSGRL is encoded by the coding sequence ATGCGTGAAGCGGACGAGCTTTCGCTGGTCATCGGCGACATCTACGATGCGTCGCTCGATCCCGGACTGTGGCCGACTGCCATCGAAAGCATCTGCGGCTATGTCGGCGCCGCCTCGGCCAGTCTGCATTCGCAGGACTCGATCAGCAGGAATACCGACGCGCTGTTCTGGTGGGGCCGGGAGTCCAGCGCGCCGCACTATTTCGATCTCTATCTGCAGAAATACGGCAAGATAAATCCGATCTTTCCCGGCGTCGTGTTTTTCGACGTGGAGCTGCCGGTTGCCGTTCCCGACGTGATTTCGTGCGAGGAGTTTGTCCAGACGCGTTTCTTTCGCGAATGGCTTGCGCCACAGAGCCTGATGGACGGCCTGTTTTCAAACCTGGAAAAGGGCGCGACGAGCTGCGCGCTGTTCACCGCCATGCGCCATGCCAATGAGGGGCAGGTCGACGACCGCATGCGCCGGCGGTTTGAGCTGATTACACCACATGTCCGGCGCGCCATGCTGATTGGCAAGGTGATCGATCTGCATCGCGTCGAGGCGGCGGCGCTCGCCGACACTCTCGACGAGCTCGCCTCCGGCATGTTCATCGTGGACTCGAATGGGCGCATCATTCACGCCAATGCCAGCGCGCATCGCCTGATCGCCGAGGCCGACGTGCTGCGCGCCACCCAGGGCCGGATCGCAGCGCTTGATCTCGAGGGCAACCGGAATCTGCTCGATGTGTTCACGGCGGCCCAGGCAGGCGACGCCGCCGTCGGAAAAAGGGGCATCGCCATACCGTTGAAGGCGCGTAGCGGCGAGCGCTATGTCGCTCACGTGTTGCCCCTGACCTCGGGAGCGCGCCGCAAGGCCGGTGTTTCCTACTCGGCAACAGCTGCGATGTTCGTCCGCAAGGCGGCGCTGGATTTGCCGTCACCGCCCGAGGCGGTCGCCCGCGAGTTCAACCTGACGCCGGCGGAGGTCCGGGTCATGTTTGCCATCGTCGAGATCGGCGGAGTGCCTGAAGTCGCGCCGGTGCTCGGCATCTCGGAGCAAACCGTCAAAACCCATTTGCATCGCATCTATGAGAAGACCGCCACCAAACGGCAAGCCGATCTGGTGAA
- a CDS encoding ATP-binding protein: MTRTQSLEIPSESRERTILTTDIVGSTGLLRRFPNDMMGAMDLHDQILHTSIRRHSGDPFRSTGDGVLAAFDRPVDAVMAAIEAQREMRRVAWGPTGRLQVRFGIDTGPTRARGANDYFGPALPTATRLQSAANADQILLSDVTVQRLASEPVQSPFQLADLGEHHFKGIEPIRVHQVCASDLPSTFPPIGGKRESAGGNLPANLSSFLGRERELEELAELALKSRLITLVGPGGIGKTRLAMEFARSLEPSFSGGAWLVDLSALERDREVWPAIAEALLIPPSPGVHPRVQVLERLHGARAILVMDNCEHVLDPIADAVTELGSACGEVFLINTSRGTLGVEGEAIYEVPSLDSRSRDRLGQSAAFRLFIERGRLAEHRFQPSLEDLAAIERICASVDFIPLAIEIAAAQLRQHSLESIESGVTKPLDLYAGSFRGRPGRHRTLRNTLEWSYDLLDFNSRRVLQRLSALSGSFHEEQALAICAGDMPSESDALRGIDKLIETSLLCRSTGNQPRLRMLQTVQAFGREQLDRAGLLQTVETRHGEVYASRARQLGEQIAGINEGKAANAIYDDMPNLRAAFDRAITRDLKLAADLAVPLFLFNYWHRGAETGNWYEQIMARPGADKLDQAPLLLAGAAGHAFHHGGDQASATAFVERGLRAEALGMQSSQGWLSHVLGQMAQWSGDLKGCIEHLAAAVEQARSAKNIPCEVMSLCMIASIKARTGDLQGAGELAREVTEVGQAILQPTLMGYIHFARGGVAQDPNVAIDEYQTAAVWAKMAGNHLGAQRVKQLIADLQAASAPPAEALDIYVRSLIELPSHGATLYTWLTIRSIILRLGDLEADEELAVLAGALNASPLKLDRSARNAVEKAKARLGNPAFESATTLGSRFDPAEARRYIIEAWRRMVANRAVGFG; the protein is encoded by the coding sequence ATGACCAGGACCCAATCGTTAGAGATACCGTCCGAGAGCCGCGAACGAACCATTCTCACAACCGACATCGTCGGCAGCACCGGTCTTCTTCGCCGCTTTCCGAACGACATGATGGGCGCGATGGATCTGCACGATCAGATCCTTCATACCTCGATCCGTCGTCATTCCGGCGACCCCTTCAGAAGCACGGGCGACGGCGTGTTGGCGGCATTCGACCGTCCGGTGGACGCGGTGATGGCCGCGATCGAAGCGCAGCGCGAGATGCGTCGCGTTGCGTGGGGCCCGACCGGCCGGCTTCAGGTAAGGTTCGGTATTGACACAGGACCGACGCGGGCGAGGGGCGCGAATGACTATTTTGGTCCCGCTCTGCCGACCGCCACACGATTGCAAAGCGCCGCGAACGCCGATCAGATCCTGCTGTCGGATGTCACGGTCCAGCGGCTGGCAAGCGAACCGGTTCAGTCGCCCTTCCAGCTGGCCGATCTTGGCGAACACCATTTCAAGGGCATCGAACCTATCCGTGTGCACCAGGTCTGCGCATCGGACCTGCCGAGCACCTTCCCGCCGATTGGCGGCAAACGGGAGAGCGCCGGAGGCAATTTGCCCGCCAATCTGAGCTCCTTTCTCGGCCGTGAACGGGAGCTGGAAGAACTGGCCGAACTGGCACTCAAGTCGAGATTGATCACTCTCGTCGGTCCGGGCGGTATCGGCAAAACCCGGCTTGCAATGGAATTTGCCCGTTCGCTGGAACCGTCCTTCTCAGGTGGCGCCTGGCTTGTTGATCTCTCAGCGCTCGAGCGGGACAGAGAGGTTTGGCCCGCCATAGCAGAGGCTCTTCTGATTCCACCATCGCCCGGCGTGCATCCGCGAGTGCAGGTGCTCGAACGCCTGCACGGGGCGCGCGCCATATTGGTGATGGACAATTGCGAACATGTGCTCGACCCAATCGCCGACGCGGTCACCGAACTCGGCTCGGCCTGCGGCGAAGTATTTTTGATCAACACCAGCCGCGGCACGCTCGGTGTAGAGGGCGAGGCTATCTACGAGGTCCCGTCCCTGGATTCGCGTTCGCGGGACCGCTTGGGACAATCGGCGGCCTTCCGTCTTTTCATCGAACGAGGCCGCTTGGCAGAGCACCGGTTCCAACCGAGCCTTGAAGATCTTGCTGCGATCGAGAGGATTTGCGCCAGCGTCGATTTCATTCCTCTCGCCATCGAGATCGCGGCCGCCCAGCTCCGCCAGCATTCACTGGAGAGCATTGAAAGCGGGGTAACCAAACCGCTTGATTTGTACGCAGGCAGCTTTCGGGGACGACCCGGCCGCCACCGAACGCTTCGAAACACGCTCGAATGGTCATATGATCTTCTGGATTTCAACAGCCGTCGGGTTCTTCAGCGGCTATCGGCACTCTCCGGCTCTTTCCACGAAGAACAGGCCCTCGCTATCTGTGCGGGCGATATGCCCAGTGAATCCGACGCGCTCCGCGGGATCGACAAGTTGATCGAAACCTCGCTCTTGTGCCGGTCCACGGGAAACCAGCCACGATTGCGAATGCTCCAAACAGTCCAGGCTTTCGGACGGGAGCAACTCGACCGAGCCGGTTTGCTACAGACCGTCGAAACCCGACATGGGGAAGTCTACGCATCCCGAGCTCGGCAACTAGGCGAACAAATCGCTGGTATCAATGAGGGCAAGGCCGCGAACGCGATCTACGATGATATGCCCAACTTGCGGGCTGCTTTCGATCGGGCCATTACGCGCGATCTGAAACTGGCCGCGGACCTGGCTGTCCCTCTGTTCCTGTTCAACTACTGGCACCGAGGCGCGGAAACCGGCAATTGGTACGAGCAGATCATGGCTCGACCCGGCGCCGATAAGCTCGATCAGGCGCCCCTCCTGCTTGCTGGCGCGGCCGGGCACGCTTTCCACCATGGAGGAGATCAGGCAAGCGCCACCGCTTTCGTCGAACGGGGTTTGCGAGCCGAAGCTCTCGGGATGCAATCCAGTCAAGGATGGCTTTCCCATGTGCTGGGGCAAATGGCCCAGTGGTCCGGGGACCTGAAGGGCTGCATCGAGCATCTCGCGGCGGCAGTCGAGCAGGCGCGCAGCGCCAAAAATATTCCGTGTGAGGTCATGTCGCTCTGCATGATCGCTTCTATCAAAGCGCGGACCGGAGATTTGCAAGGTGCCGGCGAACTAGCCAGGGAAGTCACCGAAGTTGGACAAGCCATTTTGCAGCCGACCCTGATGGGCTACATCCACTTCGCGCGCGGAGGTGTAGCCCAGGATCCCAACGTCGCCATCGATGAATACCAAACGGCTGCCGTTTGGGCCAAAATGGCGGGCAATCATCTTGGAGCGCAAAGGGTCAAACAGCTGATCGCTGACCTGCAAGCGGCGAGTGCTCCGCCAGCCGAGGCGTTGGACATTTATGTTCGTTCACTGATTGAACTTCCGAGCCACGGAGCAACGTTATACACTTGGCTGACGATCCGTTCGATCATCTTGCGTCTTGGCGATCTGGAGGCGGATGAAGAACTTGCCGTATTGGCAGGCGCTCTCAACGCGTCGCCGTTGAAGCTCGACCGGTCGGCGCGAAATGCCGTCGAGAAAGCAAAGGCCAGGCTGGGTAACCCTGCCTTCGAATCGGCGACCACGCTCGGATCACGCTTCGACCCGGCGGAGGCCCGACGGTACATCATCGAAGCTTGGCGCCGCATGGTAGCCAATCGAGCGGTCGGATTTGGGTGA
- the glgC gene encoding glucose-1-phosphate adenylyltransferase, with protein MPAAGNEPLARHALAFVLAGGRGSRLLELTDRRAKPAVYFGGKSRIIDFALSNAVNSGIRRIAIATQYKAHSLIRHLQMGWNFFRPERNESFDILPASQRISEKNWYLGTADAVYQNIDIVEPHNARFIVLLAGDHIYKMDYESMLQQHVEQGADVTIGCLEVPRSEASAFGIIHVDDHDVIQSFLEKPADPPSMPGKPEISLASMGIYVFDSKFLFDELRRDAEDPNSSHDFGKDVIPHIVKHGRAVAHHFSRSCVRSNDDTRSYWRDVGTLDAYWASNIDLTDILPELDLYDRSWPIWTHAEITPPAKFVHDEDGRRGEAVTSLVAGGCIISGAAIRRSLLFTGVRAHSYAQIENAVIMPYAEIGRGTRLKNVIIDRGVQIPEGLVVGEDPGNDAQRFRRTEQGICLINQPMIDRLSA; from the coding sequence ATGCCGGCTGCCGGAAACGAGCCCTTGGCGCGTCACGCCCTTGCCTTCGTTCTTGCCGGCGGACGCGGCTCCAGGCTTTTGGAATTGACCGATCGGCGCGCCAAACCGGCCGTGTATTTTGGCGGCAAGTCGCGCATCATTGATTTTGCCCTCTCCAACGCGGTGAATTCAGGCATCCGCCGCATCGCAATAGCCACTCAATACAAGGCCCACAGCCTCATTCGTCATTTGCAGATGGGTTGGAACTTCTTTCGCCCCGAGCGAAACGAAAGCTTCGACATTCTGCCGGCCAGCCAGCGCATTTCCGAGAAGAACTGGTATCTCGGGACTGCCGACGCGGTCTATCAGAACATCGACATTGTCGAGCCTCACAACGCGAGATTCATCGTGCTGCTCGCCGGCGACCACATCTACAAGATGGACTATGAGTCGATGCTGCAACAGCATGTCGAGCAGGGCGCGGACGTGACCATCGGCTGCCTGGAGGTACCGCGCAGCGAAGCCAGCGCCTTTGGGATCATCCACGTCGATGATCATGACGTGATCCAATCGTTCCTGGAAAAACCGGCTGATCCGCCTTCTATGCCGGGGAAGCCCGAAATATCGCTGGCCAGCATGGGAATCTATGTTTTCGATTCCAAATTCCTGTTCGACGAGCTTCGACGCGATGCGGAAGATCCAAATTCCAGCCATGACTTCGGCAAGGACGTTATCCCACATATTGTCAAACACGGGCGCGCCGTAGCTCATCATTTCAGCCGCTCTTGCGTCCGGTCAAACGACGACACGCGCAGCTATTGGCGAGACGTAGGGACGCTTGATGCCTATTGGGCTTCCAATATCGATCTCACCGACATCTTGCCCGAGCTTGACCTCTATGACCGCTCATGGCCGATCTGGACCCACGCCGAGATCACGCCACCTGCAAAATTCGTTCATGATGAGGATGGCCGGCGCGGCGAGGCAGTGACGTCACTTGTCGCCGGAGGGTGCATTATTTCCGGCGCTGCGATACGGCGTTCCCTGCTGTTCACCGGTGTGCGCGCTCATTCTTATGCCCAAATCGAAAATGCAGTGATCATGCCTTATGCCGAAATCGGTCGGGGGACACGATTGAAAAATGTCATCATCGACAGAGGCGTGCAGATTCCGGAAGGATTGGTGGTGGGAGAAGATCCCGGAAATGACGCCCAGCGATTTCGCCGCACCGAGCAAGGCATCTGCCTGATTAACCAGCCGATGATCGACAGGTTGTCGGCATGA
- a CDS encoding acyl-CoA dehydrogenase — protein sequence MTYRAPINDMLLALNHGAGLEAAVKAGHYGDFDADITAAVLEEAGKFASDVLAPLNRVGDEHGIKLEADKVITAPGWPDAYQRWSAAGWNAVSGPEAFGGQGLPLAINAACTEIWSASNIAFGLCPLLTLSAIEALDAHGSAELKKIYLEKLISGEWTGTMQLTEPQAGSDVGALRTRAERAPDGSYRIKGTKIFITYGDHDMTDNIVHFVLARLPDAPAGTKGISLFLIPKLLVNADGSLGLRNDIYASGVEHKLGMHASPTCTMTMGDKGGAIGYLIGEENKGMQCMFTMMNQARLGVGLEGVGIADRAYQQALAFAQERRQGRAVGKAGDGSDPIIVHPDVKRMLMQMRALTAAARTICYATAVALDISVRAKDAKVRSEAAARGALLTPIAKAFSTDIGNEVASLGVQVHGGMGFVEETGAAQHLRDARITPIYEGTNGIQSIDLVTRKLAANGGASVWGLLGELTSIVKRVEASNNPAFGTTGPKLRDALASLERTSKWLLERVTSAPNDALAGATPYLRLFGSTLGGCMLANEALAARDLGEGAGDPARYVTLARFFAENISVQAPSLERAVIDSAEAVNGADAVLLA from the coding sequence ATGACCTACCGCGCGCCGATCAACGACATGCTGCTCGCCCTTAACCATGGCGCCGGCCTCGAGGCCGCCGTGAAGGCCGGCCATTACGGCGATTTCGATGCCGACATCACCGCCGCCGTGCTGGAGGAAGCCGGAAAATTCGCCTCCGACGTCTTGGCACCACTCAATCGCGTCGGCGACGAGCACGGCATCAAGCTCGAGGCCGACAAGGTCATCACCGCCCCCGGCTGGCCCGACGCCTATCAGCGCTGGTCGGCGGCGGGCTGGAACGCGGTGTCCGGCCCGGAGGCGTTCGGCGGCCAGGGGCTGCCGCTCGCGATCAACGCCGCCTGCACCGAAATCTGGAGCGCGTCGAACATCGCCTTCGGCCTTTGCCCGCTCCTGACGCTCTCCGCGATCGAGGCGCTCGACGCCCATGGCAGCGCGGAGTTGAAAAAAATCTATCTCGAAAAGCTCATCTCGGGCGAATGGACCGGCACCATGCAGCTCACCGAGCCGCAGGCCGGTTCGGATGTCGGCGCGCTGCGCACCCGTGCCGAGCGTGCTCCCGACGGCAGCTACCGCATCAAGGGCACAAAAATCTTCATCACCTATGGCGACCACGACATGACCGATAACATCGTGCATTTTGTACTTGCACGATTGCCGGACGCGCCGGCGGGCACCAAGGGCATCTCGCTGTTTCTGATTCCAAAACTCCTCGTCAACGCCGACGGTTCGCTGGGCCTGCGCAACGACATCTATGCCAGCGGCGTCGAGCACAAGCTCGGCATGCATGCGTCCCCGACCTGCACCATGACCATGGGCGATAAAGGCGGCGCGATCGGCTACCTGATCGGCGAAGAAAACAAGGGCATGCAGTGCATGTTCACGATGATGAACCAGGCCCGGCTCGGCGTCGGCCTCGAAGGCGTCGGCATCGCCGACCGTGCCTATCAGCAGGCGCTGGCGTTCGCGCAGGAGCGGCGCCAGGGCCGCGCCGTCGGCAAAGCGGGCGATGGCTCGGACCCCATCATCGTGCATCCCGACGTCAAGCGTATGCTGATGCAGATGCGCGCGCTCACCGCGGCGGCGCGGACGATTTGTTACGCCACGGCAGTGGCGCTCGATATTTCGGTGCGCGCCAAGGATGCAAAAGTGCGCAGCGAGGCCGCGGCGCGCGGCGCGCTGCTGACGCCCATCGCAAAAGCGTTCTCCACCGACATCGGCAATGAGGTCGCTTCCCTCGGCGTGCAGGTCCATGGCGGCATGGGTTTTGTCGAGGAAACCGGTGCCGCGCAGCATCTGCGCGATGCCCGCATCACCCCGATCTATGAGGGCACCAACGGCATCCAGTCGATCGATCTCGTGACCCGCAAACTCGCGGCCAATGGCGGCGCCTCGGTCTGGGGCCTGCTCGGCGAATTGACTTCGATCGTCAAGCGGGTCGAAGCCTCCAACAATCCCGCCTTCGGCACCACGGGGCCAAAACTGCGCGACGCGCTGGCGTCGCTGGAGCGCACCAGCAAATGGCTGCTCGAGCGCGTCACGTCTGCACCGAACGATGCGCTCGCCGGCGCGACGCCGTATCTCAGACTGTTCGGCTCGACGCTCGGCGGCTGCATGCTGGCGAACGAGGCGCTTGCCGCGCGTGATCTCGGCGAAGGCGCTGGCGATCCGGCGCGCTACGTCACGCTCGCGCGATTCTTTGCCGAGAACATTTCGGTGCAGGCGCCTTCGCTCGAGCGCGCCGTGATCGACAGCGCCGAGGCGGTCAACGGCGCGGATGCGGTGCTGTTGGCGTAA
- the glgA gene encoding glycogen synthase GlgA, with product MKPLRALAVASEIFPLIKTGGLADVTGALPLALKAEGIETRTLVPGYPDVLDGLGGGVEVLNLPDCYGGPARVLGCSVADLDLFVLDAPHLFARPGNPYVAPDGADWPDNALRFAALARTAAEIGQGAIPTFVPQVVHAHDWQAALTHAFLHYSGRPRPGSIMTVHNLAFQGRFPSELLSEIGLPPQSFSIDGVEYYGGISFLKAGLQFADRITTVSPTYAREIQQGEAGMGLDGLLRARSDVLSGILNGIDTSVWNPATDPHIASPFSVTSLAARAANKAALQRRFGLTPAPDAYLLGVISRLSWQKGLDLLLQNLPLILGEGVQLVLLGSGEVDLQEQFRAAAKSHPDQIGVFIGYDENLAHLIQAGSDALLVPSRFEPCGLTQMCALRYGAVPVVSRVGGLADTVIDANEATIAGNAATGIQFSPVTSEALGGAIRRAKAMFHDKPVWLGMQRNGMTVDVSWHDPARHYADLYRQVARP from the coding sequence ATGAAGCCTTTGCGTGCGCTTGCGGTCGCCTCGGAGATTTTTCCGCTTATCAAGACCGGTGGCCTTGCTGATGTGACGGGTGCGCTGCCGCTGGCCTTGAAGGCTGAAGGCATCGAGACGCGCACTTTGGTGCCGGGATATCCCGATGTGCTTGATGGGCTTGGTGGAGGGGTTGAAGTCCTCAACCTGCCGGACTGTTATGGCGGACCCGCGCGCGTTCTCGGCTGTTCTGTGGCTGACCTCGACTTGTTCGTACTCGACGCGCCGCATCTGTTCGCACGTCCGGGAAATCCCTACGTTGCGCCCGACGGCGCCGACTGGCCCGACAACGCGCTGCGTTTCGCAGCGCTAGCGCGAACGGCTGCCGAGATCGGCCAGGGTGCTATCCCGACATTCGTTCCGCAGGTCGTCCATGCCCACGACTGGCAGGCCGCCTTGACCCATGCCTTTTTGCACTACAGCGGGCGACCGCGGCCGGGCTCGATCATGACCGTTCACAACCTCGCCTTTCAAGGACGATTCCCCAGCGAGTTGTTGAGCGAGATCGGATTGCCCCCTCAATCCTTTTCAATTGACGGGGTTGAATATTATGGCGGGATCAGCTTTTTGAAAGCCGGGTTGCAATTCGCCGATCGCATCACCACGGTGTCGCCCACCTATGCGCGCGAAATCCAGCAAGGCGAGGCGGGCATGGGGCTCGATGGATTGCTGCGTGCGCGGTCGGATGTCCTCAGCGGTATCCTCAACGGTATCGACACTTCCGTATGGAATCCCGCGACTGATCCGCACATTGCCTCGCCTTTCAGCGTAACCTCGCTTGCTGCTCGCGCGGCGAATAAAGCGGCCTTGCAAAGACGTTTCGGTCTTACCCCCGCGCCCGATGCATATTTGCTCGGAGTTATCAGTCGCCTCTCCTGGCAGAAGGGGCTCGACCTACTCTTACAAAATCTGCCGCTTATCTTGGGCGAGGGCGTGCAATTGGTCCTGCTTGGGAGTGGCGAAGTAGACCTTCAGGAACAATTTCGCGCGGCTGCGAAATCTCATCCGGACCAGATCGGCGTTTTCATCGGCTACGACGAGAACTTGGCCCATCTCATTCAGGCAGGCTCTGATGCGCTCCTGGTCCCGTCACGGTTCGAGCCGTGCGGACTGACCCAGATGTGTGCCTTACGATATGGCGCTGTACCCGTGGTTTCCCGCGTCGGGGGACTAGCGGATACCGTCATTGACGCCAACGAGGCCACCATCGCCGGAAATGCCGCGACTGGAATTCAGTTCTCGCCGGTGACGAGCGAAGCTCTCGGCGGCGCCATTCGCCGCGCCAAAGCGATGTTTCACGACAAGCCGGTTTGGCTGGGGATGCAGAGGAATGGCATGACCGTCGATGTATCGTGGCACGATCCCGCGCGCCATTATGCCGATCTGTATCGTCAGGTTGCGAGACCATGA
- a CDS encoding FAD-binding oxidoreductase gives MRDEAKIKLRDSLRGSVIERGAANYDEARALYNGMIDKHPSLIARCVDVADVIAAVNFGRDNGLRIAIRGGGHNGPGLASVDDGLVIDLSDIKGVRVDPLARTARVGAGCTQGDVDHATHAFGLAVPAGIISTTGIAGLTLSGGHGYLTRKYGLTIDNLIEADVVLADGSFVVASKDNNPDLFWALRGGGGNFGVVTSFVFKLHPVSTVFAGPIAWDQKHARTIMQRYRDFLPKAPEELGIFLGLKTILSSAPFPEELWGKRICLLMCCYDGSEDNGKKVLAPLLDVLPAPWFNWMGTMPYPAVQSMFDGLYPKGMQWYWRGDFVKTLPDAAIDAHLEQAAKTPSELSLMHLYPIDGAVHRVGSGDTAWNCRDATWSMVIAGIDPNPQKAGPVTRWTKAYWEAVHPFDLGGAYPNFMMDDEGDARLKATYGANYARLAAVKSKYDSANLFRINQNIKPAA, from the coding sequence ATGCGCGACGAAGCCAAGATCAAATTGCGTGACAGCCTGCGCGGCTCGGTCATCGAGCGCGGCGCGGCCAACTATGATGAAGCCCGTGCGCTGTATAACGGCATGATCGACAAGCACCCTTCGCTGATCGCTCGCTGTGTCGATGTCGCCGACGTGATCGCGGCGGTGAATTTCGGTCGCGACAATGGCCTGCGCATCGCGATACGTGGCGGCGGCCATAATGGGCCGGGGCTCGCCAGCGTCGATGATGGCCTGGTCATCGACCTCTCGGACATCAAGGGCGTACGCGTCGACCCGCTCGCCCGTACCGCGCGCGTCGGCGCCGGCTGTACCCAGGGCGACGTCGACCATGCCACCCACGCGTTCGGCCTCGCCGTGCCGGCCGGCATTATCTCGACCACCGGCATCGCCGGGCTGACCCTGAGCGGCGGCCACGGTTATCTCACCCGCAAATACGGCCTGACCATCGACAATCTGATCGAGGCCGACGTCGTGCTGGCCGATGGCAGCTTCGTCGTCGCCAGCAAGGACAACAACCCCGATCTGTTCTGGGCGCTGCGCGGCGGCGGCGGCAATTTCGGTGTCGTCACTTCCTTTGTGTTCAAGCTCCATCCCGTGAGCACGGTGTTTGCCGGACCGATCGCCTGGGACCAGAAGCACGCGCGCACCATCATGCAGCGTTATCGCGATTTCCTGCCGAAAGCGCCGGAGGAGCTCGGCATTTTCCTCGGGCTCAAGACCATACTTTCGAGTGCGCCGTTTCCGGAGGAATTATGGGGCAAGCGCATCTGTCTTTTGATGTGCTGCTACGACGGCTCCGAGGACAACGGCAAGAAGGTTTTGGCGCCGCTGCTCGACGTGCTGCCGGCGCCGTGGTTCAATTGGATGGGAACGATGCCGTATCCGGCCGTGCAGAGCATGTTCGACGGGCTCTACCCGAAGGGCATGCAATGGTATTGGCGGGGCGATTTCGTCAAGACGCTGCCGGACGCAGCGATCGACGCCCATCTCGAACAAGCGGCAAAAACGCCGAGCGAATTGTCGCTGATGCATCTTTACCCGATCGACGGTGCCGTACATCGCGTCGGCAGCGGCGACACCGCCTGGAATTGCCGCGATGCCACCTGGTCGATGGTGATCGCCGGTATCGATCCGAACCCGCAGAAGGCGGGGCCGGTGACGCGATGGACCAAGGCCTATTGGGAGGCGGTGCATCCGTTCGACCTCGGCGGCGCCTATCCGAATTTCATGATGGACGATGAGGGCGACGCCCGGCTCAAGGCGACCTACGGGGCAAACTATGCGCGGCTGGCAGCCGTGAAGAGCAAATATGATTCTGCCAATTTGTTCCGGATCAACCAGAACATCAAGCCGGCCGCCTGA